A stretch of the Salvelinus sp. IW2-2015 unplaced genomic scaffold, ASM291031v2 Un_scaffold6924, whole genome shotgun sequence genome encodes the following:
- the LOC139027035 gene encoding uncharacterized protein — protein MQCLRPLRHQRFWVRAQAVAAVGDREVHGATHNWSSVVRGETKDPDAMPANQHVRRLARALVGCFSDSTRACKLAGHQPFGGGDLQTALSNPSQRHAAAGVKKSRWALILADYVAIREAVLNSPRLMTRTNLQLFELNQRTISQWYSRRQREGWCCSRDWVAPATQRHRQPLPATKPLALQGGNPGTFSYGPVPRQTHSKEAPPTRPFCQHTWSNNLPHFPALPIQDHRRAPLYLLRGGDGAQASRRVAFCSVAAGVRPWPSGWRK, from the exons atgcagtgccttagaccactgcgccaccagagattctgggttcgagcccaggctgtcGCAGCCGTcggcgaccgggaggtccatggggcgacacacaattggtccagcgttgtccgg GGGGAGACGAAAGACCCTGATGCAATGCCGGCTAACCAGCATGTCCGTAGGCTTGCCAGGGCCTTGGTGGG TTGCTTCTCGGACTCAACTCGGGCCTGCAAGTTGGCCGGGCACCAGCCGTTTGGTGGAGGCGATTTGCAGACAGCTCTGTCAAATCCATCCCAGCGCCACGCTGCTGCCGGCGTGAAGAAGAGCAGGTGGGCGCTCATTCTGGCAGACTACGTGGCCATCAGGGAGGCAGTGCTGAACAGCCCGAGGTTGATGACCCGGACCAACCTTCAGCTCTTTGAGCTGAATCAAAGGACCATCAGTCAATG gtACTCCCGGCGTCAGAGGGAAGGATGGTGCTGCAGCAGGGATTGGGTCGCTCCTGCAACCCAGCGTCACCGCCAGCCCCTCCCTGCAACCAAGCCGCTCGCACTACAGGGAGGGAATCCAGGCACTTTCTCCTACGGCCCGGTCCCACGCCAGACACACAGCAAGGAGGCCCCGCCCACGCGCCCATTCTGCCAGCACACCTGGAGCAACAACCTCCCGCACTTCCCGGCCCTCCCAATCCAGGACCACAGACGGGCTCCTCTTTACCTCCTCCG CGGCGGAGACGGGGCACAGGCTTCGCGGCGCGTGGCGTTCTGCTCTGTTGCTGCGGGGGTAAGACCGTGGCCCAGTGGCTGGCGGAAATGA